The DNA window CCGAGTCCGCGGCCTGGGCGGCAGGGTTCACGGCGACAGAGGTCAAGGCGACGACCGACAGCAGGAGCAGGAAGGCGATTCCAGGGAGCAATCTGTAGCGGGACCGAATCATGGGCGGGAGCGACTTGAAAGGAGAAGAAGCGGGCATCAGCGGTCCGCGCGCAGGCGGTGCTGCGGAGGACGGAACGACAACGGCGGACGTTTATCTTAACCGAAAGTTCCCAGCGAAACCGGCATTTCCGTCGGCGGCAGTGGGGAAGGGATGCTCGCGTTCGAACCGTCGCGTTGCGTTGGCGCGTCCCCCTTTGGCGGTGCACGGCGGTGTGCAGGGCGCCTCAATTTGTTAGGATTCTCTCCGCTGCCCTCGGTCGTGGGGGAAGCCGCTGCCAGGCGGCCACGTTTGCCGATTTGTTGAACAGGAACCCGCATGTATCTCGCACGTACTTTCACCTTGCGCGGACTGATTCAGTTCGGCTGGAAGCAATGCCTGCTTTTCGCTGTTGTGTCGACACTTGTGTGTCTGGTTTACGATCCCGACGAATTCCAGCATATCGCCATCCCCTTTTTGCCGCTGGCGACGCTGGGCACGGCGATGGCCATTATTCTGGGTTTCCGGAACAACTCGGCTTACGATCGCTGGTGGGAGGCCCGCAAAATCTGGGGCGGGCTGGTGAATCAGAGTCGCACCTGGGCCATGCAGCTGGTCACCTGCCTGACGCCGGGCGAAGGGGAAGAGAAGGAAGCGGCCTTGGCCCGGCAGGAGATGGTTCATCGCCAGATCGGTTATCTCAACGCCTTGCGTCTGCAGTTACGGCGCCAGGACAACTGGGCCGAAGTAACGCCCTTACTGCCCGAACGCGAACGGGACCAGTTGCCGCTGTGGAAGAACAAGGCGACCCAGATCAACGTCTGCAACGCCGAGCAACTGCGCGAAGCGTGGAAACGCGGCTGGATTGATTCCTTCCACCATGTGGCCCTGCTGGATACGCTGGAGCAGTTCTATGAACTGCAGGGAAAGTGCGAGCGGATCAAGAATACGCCGTTGCCGCGCCAGTACTCTTTTTTCACGACGCTCTTCGTTTGGATTTTTATCCTGCTGTTGCCGTTCGGCTTTGTCAAAGAACTGCATTGGTGGACGGTGCCGATGTCGGTGCTGATCGGCTGGATTTTCATGGCGCTGGAACAGGTGGGCCGCTATACCGAAGAGCCGTTCAATAACTTCGTGCACGATGTGCCGATGACGGCCTTGTGCCGCACGATTGAAATCGATCTCCGCCAGACGCTGGGAGAAACAGAACTGCCGCCGCCGGTCGAACCGGTCCGTAACATTCTGATGTAGGCTCGCTTTCAGCGACGCCGGATTTTAGCGGGAACGGGCCGGCCTTCCAGCTTCTCGACGGCGGCGCGGATGTGGTCCGGCACCGGAGCGGGCGCCCCCGTGGCGTTATCGACTAGCACCACGTCGCAGGCGCCTTCGGCGACCGGCACGCCCGTTTTCTGGTCGAGCATCAGGCACTCCAGCGAGACGCTCCCGAGCGACAGGCGAACCACCCGCACGCCCGCCACGACCACGCCCGGATAGTTGAGCGGGCGCAGATACCGGCAGCTGAGCGAAGCCAGCATCGCTCCCACGCCCGGCTGGCCTGGCAGCACGGCCACGCCAACCCGCATGGCGTACTCCGCGCGGGCCGCTTCGAACCACTTGAGATAGGCCACATTGTTCACGTGCCCATAGGCGTCCAGGTCGCCCCATTGAATGGGCAGTTCCATGGACACGGGAAATCCCTGCATGGCGATTGGTTTCCTTCCCTGGCGGATAAAAGAGAGTCGCTTGCTGTTGGCAGCACTATCGCCGATCGCCGCCGATCGTCCAACGGGGCAGCCGTTGATTTCTGGCTCTGGGGGACGCCTTGCCCGCCGCGCGGCGGGATCGCTTCAGGGCTGGACGTAGCGCAAAGCGTAGATGACGACCTCGCCGCTGGCGTCCGCTGCGTCTCCCCGGCTGGGGTTGGACTGGGTGTAGCAGCCGGCCTTGAAATAACACCCGCTACGGTCCACTTTCCATTGTAATTTTTGCTGACCGTTATAGGCAACTTCGACCACCCCGTTTCGGACGGAGATCCGCAGATCGAAAGGCGTTCCTGTCTGATAGTGATTGTCAATCATGACATCGCTTTCGCCCGTTCGCTCAATCAACAGTTTTTCGCCTTCAAGGCGGATCATCAACAAGTCATTCTTTTTGTCATGGATCTGGGCGCAAACCACATGCTGTTTGACAGCCGGGGTGCTGGTTATGGCCAGTCGTAGCGCCAGTTCCCGCTTGACGGGATCGGTGGTGCTCCAGGAAGCCAGGCTTTCCCCGGTTCTGTTCCACTCGCGAAGTTCACAACGAGGATATTTGGATCCCTTTGTGGTCGCGCCGCCGCAAGGGGCGCGAAACACGACTCCCTTCCCTGCGGGCCCCAGGTGGAAGAAGTCGGGGTGGGAAAACGTCTGCAGGTCGGCCGCGGAAATTTCGTCGGGATTTCCTTTGATTGGCGTGTCGACCGGCAGGGTAAGTTTCCAGGAAGAAAGGTCGATGACGGTGGCCGGAAGGGGATCCGCCAGCACGACCGCCGGCAGTGCGACCCACACCGCCAGCAACAAAACCAGTTCTCGCAACATCGCAGGACCTTTTTTCAGACCGCTTTTTCTTGACTGAAAACAAACACCTTCGCGTCCCTCCGGCCGCGGAACCAAATTCCTCCTTCGATGATACCCGCGAATCGTCGCGGCCGCATGCGGAGAAACTTTGTGGTTGCGAGTTGCGCCAACGAACGCCGCGTCCACTCGGAACAAACGCCTGCCACTGCTTGCCATGACGGAAGTCGAATGTCGATAACCGGCGATTGACTTCCTCCCGACAGAAAAGCTGTTCTTGCAGCGGCGCGTTCTGCGGTTTGGCAGATCTTTATGTGGAAACGAGCAGGCGTTTATGTTTTTCACGTGTCACTTTTGAAAACCGATAGTCTTATCTGACAAGTTGAGATTTGGTCGGATTGCGAGACACCATAAAAGTTCCCAAAAGTTGCCATTTTCTGTGCGCGAAAGCAAAACTGTTGGACGATCAGGTTGAGAAGTTGGGAGATTCTCTATTAATCGATCTGGCAGATAACTCTCCCGGAGGGTAACATGTTTTGAGGTGCGGTCTGCCGCACTTTATCCCCTTAATCATCTCACCTGCAGAATTGCGCAGCCGTGTTGTTGTTTGCACCCTGAATAGCAATCCGGTTTCCTGCCAACACGAAAGCCCGGGGTTTCCACGAGGATCGCCCGGTTGGAACCGCTGCATGAGGGTCGTCGAGCCTGCTGGCTTTGCGACGTCGGCATGCCGTGGTTCTTCTTCCTCTACTTTTTGCCCACGGAGTCCGATCAGCCACGTTTCGTCTTCGGCGAAGCGGAACTGGGCGCCCCGAGGCAAGCGTTGCTCGCCAGGCCGCATGGGGCAGTGCGGCCTGGTGGGGCGACGTATTTCTTCCACGCCGGCAGTCCTTCTCGCCGGAGCGTTCCGGGTTTCTGGTCTTCGCGGCCGGGATATTTTTCGCCGCACCCCCTTCACGCCAGCGGCCGACATTTCAAGAATGGCGTTGCCCGTGCCGTTGACTTGACCGCAGGGGTCTGCGCTCGCTGGGGCGCGCCGTCGCTTGCGCATGGCTGGCGGTCTAACGGATTCGACTCCCCTGTTCCCGGAAATTTCGCCATGAGCTCCGACGCTACGTCCGCCGATCCTGACGGCCGTTCCCTGTTTTCGCATCGCCGGTTGGGAGCCGTCCCGCAGGCTGATGGTTCGACCTGCTTTCGTATCTGGGCGCCTGTGCTGCCGGCGCTGCAGCTGGAGATTTTTCAAACCAACGGCGATCCAAGCAACTTTCCCATGACCCGGACGGACGATGGCTTTTACACGGCCGTTGTGCCGGACTGCCCGGCGGGAACGTTGTATCGCTATCGCTTGCCGTCGGGCGACTGTCGCCCCGATCCAGCCAGCCGCTTCCAGCCCCAGGGCGTGCATGCCTGGTCGCAGGTCGTGGATCCCCAGGCGTATTCCTGGAATGACTCCGACTGGCAAGGCGTGGCCAAAACCGATCTGATCCTGTACGAGCTGCATGTCGGCTGCTTCACCGAAGAGGGGACGTACCTCGCGGCCTGCGATCGCCTGGACGAACTGGTCGAACTGGGCGTCACGGCGATCGAATTGATGCCGCTGGCTCAGGCGCCGGGGCAGTGGAACTGGGGCTACGACGGCGTGAGTCTGTTTGCGCCGAACCACGCGTTCGGTTCGCCCGACGACTTTCGCCGTCTGGTCGACGCGGCCCACCAGCGCGGTTTGGCTGTACTGCTGGATGTGGTCTACAACCACTTCGGACCGGAAGGGAATTATGCGGGCGAGTTCGGCCCCTATCTGTCGGACCGGCACTCGACGCCCTGGGGATCGGCGCCCAACTTCGATGGCGATGCTTGCGAACCCGTGCGCGACCTGATCGTGGGGAACGCCGTGTACTGGATCGACGAGTTCCATCTCGACGGCCTGCGTCTGGACGCCATCCACTGCATGGCCGATGACAGCATGTCGCATGTGGCGACGGCCTTCGCCCAGGCGTTCGCCCGGCTGCAGACGCATGTCTCGCGACCGCTGCATTTGATCGCCGAAAGCAATGTTTACGATCCCGAGTTGCTGCATCCGCTGGACGGCGGCGGCCACGGTTACGACGCCCTGTGGGCCGACGACTTTCTGCACTCGGTGTTCGCCCTGCTGTGTCCGGGCGATCATATGTCGTCGCGAGAGTACCATCCGCATACCGATATGGATTTGACCCTGCGACGGGGCTTTGTCTTTCAGGGAACCCTGCACGAAGCACGGCGCCGCATCCCGCTGGCGGAAACGGCCGACCTGCCGCCGACCTCGCTGGAGTCGCTGGTGTTCGCCATCCAGAACCACGACTTTATCGGCAACCATCCCCAGGGCAGACGGCTGCACCAGATTGCTTCGGCCGATGCGCAACAAGCGGCGGCCGCCTTGCTGCTGTTGCACCCGGCGATCCCGATGCTGTTCATGGGAGAGGAGTTCGCCTGCGAGCACCCGTTCTTCTTTTTCACCGATTTCCAGGACCCGCGGCTGCGGGAAGCGGTCGAACAGGGACGCCGGCGGGAGCATCCCCAGCATGACTGGACCGATGTCGAATCGCCCCTGTCGCCGGCCGCCTTTGAGCGTTCCCGGATTGGTTCCGCCGCCGAGGGGAACGCGGCCATGCGGGCCTGGTACCAGCAACTGCTGGCCCTCCGCCGGCAATGGCGATCCGACGGTCTGTTGTCGGGCGACCAGCTGTCGGGGGAATGGAACCAGGAGCACGATTACGCCCAGCTGATCTACGGCTCGGGAGCCGACGCGCGGTTTGTCCTGGTGCGGCTGCATCCGGCCGGCGAGTTCCCTTCGCGGATGCGCGTGACGGTTGAGGGTCAGGTGTTGCTGCAGCATCATTGCGAAACGACGCCCGAGGGGGACGCCTTGCTGCTGGGCGATCATGGCGTGCTGGTCGGACGGGGCGTCGTCACGGTGAAACCCGCCTGATTGCCGGTATTCCTGATGGCTATTGTGGGCAATCTTTTTTCGGGCCGGCGGGCAATAAACTTCTACCGCTGGCCGACCGGGCCCGGCGTTTCTGCCTGGTCGCCGTCGTCCCAGGCTGTGCGCCGTTTGACCAGCTTGCGACCGGATTTTTTACTCAATAACCCGTAAAAACCGGGTGTTTATCACTCAGGCACGCAAGTTGCATTGACCTCCAGGGATCGGAACGAACAGGCGAAGAAGGCTTCGTCTGTCGTGACTTCCCTCAAGGAGATACACCATGAATCGTCAGGACTGTATCGACGCATGTCAGAAGTGCGCGACAGCTTGTGAATACTGCTTGCATGAAATGATCGGTGAAGATAGCGACAACGACTGCCCGTACTGTTGCCGGGAGTGTATCGATATCTGCCTGCTGTGCGCCCAGGCGATGGCCCGCGACAGCAAGTTCGCGGAATCGATTTGTCGCCTTTGCGCTGAGTTTTGCGAGTGGTGCGCGGAGCAGTGCAACGCTCATCAGCACGACCACTGCCAGGCGTGCGCCGCAGCCTGCCGCAAATGTGTTGCGGCGTGCCATGAAATGGCCGTCTGATGTTCTCAGAGGCGGGCGCCTTGGCGGCCTGCCTTTCTCAATGAAATTTAACCATGACAAAACCGGCGGCCAGGGCGCTTGAAGCGCCCGCGCCGGTTTGCTTGTCTTTACTCTTGAATGGAGGTCATTGCGATGACCCGTAAATCCCTCGAAGGAAAAAAGATCGCCTTTCTGGCAACGGATGGCTTTGAACAGGTCGAATTGACCAAACCCTGGGAAGCCGTCCAGCAGGCCGGCGGCGTAACGCACCTCGTTTCCCTTAAATCGGGTTCGATCCAGGGCGTGCATCATGACGAAAAGGGCGATACGTTCGAGGTCGACAAAACGGTCGACCGCGTGAGCGCCGCCGACTACGACGGTCTGGTTTTGCCAGGCGGCGTGTTCAATCCCGACGCCTTGCGGGTGAACGATGCGGCCGTTGATTTTGTACGCGACTTTTTCAAGCAGCAGAAACCGGTCGCCGCGATCTGCCATGGCCCGTGGACTCTGATCGAGGCCGATGTGGTGCGTGACCGAAAGGTCACCTCCTGGCCGAGCCTGAAAACCGATCTCACCAACGCCGGCGCTCACTGGGTCGACGAGGAATGCGTATGCGACGAAGGCCTCGTCACCAGCCGCAACCCTGACGACTTGCCGGCGTTCTGCGAGAAGGCGGTGGAGGAGTTCGCCGAAGGGAAGCACGCCGAACAAACGGCGTGATTCGCCCGCTTCTATCCCCGGCAGTCGGGGGTCAGTAAAATCGAAGAGTGACTGGCCCCCTGCCCCGTTGAGGAAGTGCTGCGATGAAAAACGGCTTGCTGCGATCTTTGTTCCTGCTCCTGTGCGGCCTGGTCGTCGCCAACTGCGGTGCGGAGGAGCCTGCCGGGCGGCAACGTCCGGCCGAGCTGCAGGCCAAAGTGGACGTGCAGATGAAGTATCTGCTCTATCTGCCCAAAGATTATGACCAGCAGGAATCCTGGCCCGTGTTGCTCTTTCTGCACGGTTCGGGTGAGCGGGGCAGCGATCTGGAAAAAGTCAAAATGCACGGACCGCCGAAGCGGATCGCGGCCGGGGAAGATTTTCCGTTTATTGTGGTGTCGCCCCAGTGTCCGCCCGGCAAGTGGTGGGAGCCGCTGGAACTGGTCGCCCTGCTCGACGACCTTGCCGGCGAGTACAAGGTCGATAAAGATCGCCTTTATCTGACCGGTTTGAGCATGGGCGGTTTCGGCGCCTGGCGGTTGGCGTTCGCCTTTCCCGACAAATTCGCAGCGGTGGCGCCGATCTGCGGCGGCGGAGAAATCTACTGGGCCAGGGATATCGCCCACCTGCCGATCTGGGTCTTCCATGGGGCCAAAGACCGGGGCGTCCCGCTGGAACGATCGCAGTCGATGGTCGACGCGCTGAAGGAAAGCGGCGGCGATCCGAAGTTCACCATCTATCCCGAAGCAGGTCACGACAGCTGGACGGAAACCTACGACAACCCACAGTTTTATGCATGGCTGCTCGACCAGAAAAAGAGCAGCAAGTAACGCATCCGGTTCCTGGCGCCGTATTTGCTTGTGAAGGACGGTACGCAAACCGCTCTCGTCGACTGTCTGGTGGTGGGGGCGGGTTTTGTGGCGGGCAAGCATGAAGGAAGGGAACGATGGACCTGATACTCTCGATTCTGGGTTGGATTTTGCTGGGTCTGGTCGCAGGCCTGATCGCCAGGCTGCTTGTGCCTGGTCGCCAGGCGCTCGGTTGGGTGATGACGATCGGCCTGGGCATTGCGGGCTCTCTGCTGGGCGGGTTGGTCATGTGGCTGACCACCGGCGCTGGCGTGTTTGCGCCGGCCGGCTGGCTGGGCTCGATTATTTGTGCGACGGGGCTGCTGGCGCTTTGGGCCCTGTTTGCGGCCCGCCGACGTCGCTCCTGGT is part of the Lignipirellula cremea genome and encodes:
- a CDS encoding bestrophin family protein codes for the protein MYLARTFTLRGLIQFGWKQCLLFAVVSTLVCLVYDPDEFQHIAIPFLPLATLGTAMAIILGFRNNSAYDRWWEARKIWGGLVNQSRTWAMQLVTCLTPGEGEEKEAALARQEMVHRQIGYLNALRLQLRRQDNWAEVTPLLPERERDQLPLWKNKATQINVCNAEQLREAWKRGWIDSFHHVALLDTLEQFYELQGKCERIKNTPLPRQYSFFTTLFVWIFILLLPFGFVKELHWWTVPMSVLIGWIFMALEQVGRYTEEPFNNFVHDVPMTALCRTIEIDLRQTLGETELPPPVEPVRNILM
- a CDS encoding acyl-CoA thioesterase is translated as MQGFPVSMELPIQWGDLDAYGHVNNVAYLKWFEAARAEYAMRVGVAVLPGQPGVGAMLASLSCRYLRPLNYPGVVVAGVRVVRLSLGSVSLECLMLDQKTGVPVAEGACDVVLVDNATGAPAPVPDHIRAAVEKLEGRPVPAKIRRR
- a CDS encoding polysaccharide lyase family 7 protein, with protein sequence MLRELVLLLAVWVALPAVVLADPLPATVIDLSSWKLTLPVDTPIKGNPDEISAADLQTFSHPDFFHLGPAGKGVVFRAPCGGATTKGSKYPRCELREWNRTGESLASWSTTDPVKRELALRLAITSTPAVKQHVVCAQIHDKKNDLLMIRLEGEKLLIERTGESDVMIDNHYQTGTPFDLRISVRNGVVEVAYNGQQKLQWKVDRSGCYFKAGCYTQSNPSRGDAADASGEVVIYALRYVQP
- the treZ gene encoding malto-oligosyltrehalose trehalohydrolase, which translates into the protein MSSDATSADPDGRSLFSHRRLGAVPQADGSTCFRIWAPVLPALQLEIFQTNGDPSNFPMTRTDDGFYTAVVPDCPAGTLYRYRLPSGDCRPDPASRFQPQGVHAWSQVVDPQAYSWNDSDWQGVAKTDLILYELHVGCFTEEGTYLAACDRLDELVELGVTAIELMPLAQAPGQWNWGYDGVSLFAPNHAFGSPDDFRRLVDAAHQRGLAVLLDVVYNHFGPEGNYAGEFGPYLSDRHSTPWGSAPNFDGDACEPVRDLIVGNAVYWIDEFHLDGLRLDAIHCMADDSMSHVATAFAQAFARLQTHVSRPLHLIAESNVYDPELLHPLDGGGHGYDALWADDFLHSVFALLCPGDHMSSREYHPHTDMDLTLRRGFVFQGTLHEARRRIPLAETADLPPTSLESLVFAIQNHDFIGNHPQGRRLHQIASADAQQAAAALLLLHPAIPMLFMGEEFACEHPFFFFTDFQDPRLREAVEQGRRREHPQHDWTDVESPLSPAAFERSRIGSAAEGNAAMRAWYQQLLALRRQWRSDGLLSGDQLSGEWNQEHDYAQLIYGSGADARFVLVRLHPAGEFPSRMRVTVEGQVLLQHHCETTPEGDALLLGDHGVLVGRGVVTVKPA
- a CDS encoding four-helix bundle copper-binding protein, with amino-acid sequence MNRQDCIDACQKCATACEYCLHEMIGEDSDNDCPYCCRECIDICLLCAQAMARDSKFAESICRLCAEFCEWCAEQCNAHQHDHCQACAAACRKCVAACHEMAV
- a CDS encoding type 1 glutamine amidotransferase domain-containing protein gives rise to the protein MTRKSLEGKKIAFLATDGFEQVELTKPWEAVQQAGGVTHLVSLKSGSIQGVHHDEKGDTFEVDKTVDRVSAADYDGLVLPGGVFNPDALRVNDAAVDFVRDFFKQQKPVAAICHGPWTLIEADVVRDRKVTSWPSLKTDLTNAGAHWVDEECVCDEGLVTSRNPDDLPAFCEKAVEEFAEGKHAEQTA
- a CDS encoding carboxylesterase family protein; protein product: MKNGLLRSLFLLLCGLVVANCGAEEPAGRQRPAELQAKVDVQMKYLLYLPKDYDQQESWPVLLFLHGSGERGSDLEKVKMHGPPKRIAAGEDFPFIVVSPQCPPGKWWEPLELVALLDDLAGEYKVDKDRLYLTGLSMGGFGAWRLAFAFPDKFAAVAPICGGGEIYWARDIAHLPIWVFHGAKDRGVPLERSQSMVDALKESGGDPKFTIYPEAGHDSWTETYDNPQFYAWLLDQKKSSK
- a CDS encoding GlsB/YeaQ/YmgE family stress response membrane protein; its protein translation is MDLILSILGWILLGLVAGLIARLLVPGRQALGWVMTIGLGIAGSLLGGLVMWLTTGAGVFAPAGWLGSIICATGLLALWALFAARRRRSWWTFWRPRRRWF